In Pseudomonas sp. R76, one genomic interval encodes:
- the gspG gene encoding type II secretion system major pseudopilin GspG: MSGKTAVIGSVHTQRGFTRWAVLVVFVIIGLLALAVGPRLFGNVTQAEIAQAKAQVSELGKALERFHQDTGRYPLDEEGLEVLITQPAGEAKWKGPYVNEDLLTDPWGVAYQYHYPPTQTQTPFDLFSFGKDRTLGGVGDNKDITYGDN; the protein is encoded by the coding sequence ATGTCCGGAAAAACCGCAGTCATTGGTAGCGTGCACACCCAGCGCGGCTTTACGCGTTGGGCGGTGCTGGTGGTGTTTGTCATTATCGGGCTGCTGGCCCTGGCGGTAGGGCCACGGCTGTTCGGCAATGTGACGCAGGCGGAAATTGCCCAGGCAAAGGCCCAGGTGAGCGAATTGGGCAAGGCGCTCGAGCGGTTTCATCAGGACACCGGTCGCTACCCTCTCGATGAAGAAGGCCTGGAGGTATTGATCACGCAACCTGCCGGTGAGGCGAAATGGAAAGGGCCTTACGTCAATGAAGACTTGTTGACGGACCCTTGGGGGGTTGCCTATCAGTATCACTATCCGCCCACTCAAACCCAAACACCTTTTGACCTGTTCTCATTCGGCAAGGACCGCACACTGGGTGGTGTAGGGGATAACAAGGATATTACCTACGGCGACAACTGA
- a CDS encoding Orn/Lys/Arg decarboxylase N-terminal domain-containing protein, with protein MYKDLKFPVLIVHRDIKADTVAGDRVRGIAQELEQEGFSIFSAVDYAEGRLVASTHHGLACMLIAAEGAGENTHLLQNMVELIRLARVRAPNLPIFALGEQVTLENAPADAMSELNQLRGILYLFEDTVPFLARQVARAARSYLDGLLPPFFKALVQHTADSNYSWHTPGHGGGVAYRKSPVGQAFHQFFGENTLRSDLSVSVPELGSLLDHTGPLAEAEARAARNFGADHTFFVINGTSTANKIVWHSMVGRDDLVLVDRNCHKSVLHSIIMTGAIPLYLCPERNELGIIGPIPLSEFSPESIHAKIEASPLTRGRPPKVKMAVVTNSTYDGLCYNAELIKQQLGNSVEVLHFDEAWYAYAAFHEFFAGRYGMGTSRTPDSPLVFTTHSTHKLLAAFSQASMIHVQDGGARQLDRDRFNEAFMMHISTSPQYSIIASLDVASAMMEGPAGRSLLQEMFDEALSFRRALANLRQHIAAEDWWFTIWQPPTVAGIDRVATADWLLHPQDDWHGFGEVAEDYVLLDPIKVTLVMPGLNAGGALSDCGIPAAVVSKFLWERGLVVEKTGLYSFLVLFSMGITKGKWSTLLTELLEFKRNYDANVSLASCLPSVFKQGPTRYQGLGLRDLCDQLHSCYRSNATAKHLKRMYTVLPEIAMKPADAYDQLVRGEVEAVSIDALPGRVAAVMLVPYPPGIPLIMPGERFTESTRSIIDYLAFARTFDSSFPGFVADVHGLQHEDDGNGRCYTVDCIKG; from the coding sequence ATGTACAAAGACCTGAAGTTCCCTGTTCTGATCGTACATCGCGACATCAAGGCCGACACCGTTGCCGGTGACCGGGTTCGAGGCATCGCCCAAGAGCTGGAACAAGAGGGCTTCAGTATTTTTTCCGCCGTGGACTACGCCGAAGGCCGGCTGGTGGCTTCTACCCATCACGGCCTGGCGTGCATGCTGATCGCCGCCGAAGGCGCCGGCGAAAACACCCACTTGCTGCAAAACATGGTCGAGCTGATTCGACTGGCGCGGGTGAGGGCGCCCAACCTGCCGATCTTTGCCCTGGGTGAGCAAGTCACCCTGGAAAATGCACCGGCCGATGCCATGAGCGAGCTCAACCAACTGCGCGGCATTCTGTACCTGTTCGAAGACACCGTGCCGTTCCTGGCCCGACAAGTCGCGCGCGCGGCACGCAGTTACCTGGATGGCTTGTTGCCGCCATTCTTCAAGGCCTTGGTGCAACACACCGCCGACTCCAATTACTCCTGGCACACGCCCGGCCATGGCGGCGGCGTGGCTTATCGAAAAAGTCCGGTAGGGCAGGCGTTTCATCAGTTCTTCGGTGAAAACACGCTGCGTTCGGATTTGTCCGTTTCAGTGCCGGAACTCGGCTCGCTGCTTGATCACACCGGGCCCTTGGCGGAAGCCGAGGCCCGCGCCGCGCGCAACTTTGGCGCTGATCACACGTTCTTTGTGATCAATGGCACCTCGACGGCCAATAAAATCGTCTGGCATTCCATGGTCGGCCGTGACGACCTGGTGCTGGTGGACCGCAACTGCCACAAGTCGGTGTTGCACTCGATCATCATGACCGGCGCGATCCCGTTGTACCTGTGCCCGGAGCGCAACGAACTGGGGATAATCGGCCCGATTCCCCTGAGCGAATTCAGCCCCGAATCGATCCACGCCAAGATCGAAGCGAGCCCATTGACCCGTGGCCGGCCACCCAAAGTAAAGATGGCGGTGGTCACCAACTCCACCTACGACGGCCTGTGCTACAACGCCGAGCTGATCAAGCAGCAACTGGGCAACAGTGTCGAGGTGTTGCACTTCGACGAAGCCTGGTACGCCTACGCGGCCTTTCACGAGTTCTTCGCCGGGCGTTATGGCATGGGCACCTCGCGTACCCCCGACAGCCCGCTGGTGTTCACCACGCACTCGACCCACAAACTGCTGGCGGCCTTCAGCCAGGCCTCGATGATTCATGTGCAGGACGGCGGTGCGCGGCAACTGGACCGTGACCGTTTCAATGAAGCGTTCATGATGCATATCTCCACCTCGCCGCAATACAGCATCATCGCTTCACTGGACGTGGCCTCGGCGATGATGGAAGGCCCGGCCGGGCGCTCGTTGTTGCAGGAGATGTTTGACGAGGCCTTGAGCTTTCGCCGGGCGCTGGCGAATTTGCGCCAGCACATTGCCGCTGAGGATTGGTGGTTCACTATCTGGCAACCGCCTACGGTGGCCGGCATCGACCGAGTGGCCACGGCGGACTGGTTGCTGCACCCGCAAGATGACTGGCACGGCTTTGGCGAAGTGGCCGAAGACTACGTGCTGCTCGACCCGATCAAAGTCACGCTGGTAATGCCCGGCCTTAACGCCGGAGGGGCGTTGAGCGATTGCGGGATTCCCGCTGCGGTGGTCAGTAAATTCCTTTGGGAGCGTGGGCTGGTGGTGGAAAAGACCGGGCTGTATTCCTTCCTCGTGTTGTTTTCCATGGGCATTACCAAGGGCAAATGGAGTACCTTGCTCACCGAATTGCTGGAGTTCAAACGCAACTACGACGCCAATGTGAGCCTGGCCAGTTGCTTGCCCTCGGTGTTCAAGCAAGGCCCGACGCGTTATCAAGGCCTGGGTTTGCGCGACCTGTGCGATCAGTTGCATAGCTGTTACCGTAGCAACGCCACCGCCAAACACCTCAAACGGATGTACACGGTGTTGCCGGAAATCGCGATGAAGCCGGCCGACGCCTATGACCAACTGGTGAGGGGCGAAGTCGAGGCCGTCTCCATCGATGCTTTGCCAGGGCGCGTCGCCGCCGTGATGCTGGTGCCTTATCCGCCCGGCATTCCGTTGATCATGCCGGGCGAGCGCTTTACCGAGTCAACGCGTTCGATCATCGATTACCTGGCCTTTGCCCGGACGTTCGATAGCAGTTTTCCCGGTTTTGTCGCCGATGTTCATGGGTTGCAACACGAAGATGACGGCAATGGTCGTTGTTACACCGTCGATTGCATCAAAGGGTAA
- a CDS encoding NADPH-dependent FMN reductase produces the protein MSKVYTIAVLVGSLRKESINRKVALALAELAPANLQLNIVEIGDLPLYNEDIDGASPPAAYSTFRKQVSSSDAVLFVTPEYNRSVPAPLKNAIDVGSRPYGQSVYSGKPGAIISVSPGAIGGFGANHHLRQSLVFLDVPCMQQPEAYLGGAGTVFDDAGKVSEKTRPFLQAFIDAYGKWVEKQSG, from the coding sequence ATGAGCAAGGTCTACACGATTGCCGTCCTGGTTGGCAGCCTTAGAAAAGAGTCGATCAACCGCAAGGTCGCCCTGGCCTTGGCCGAACTTGCCCCTGCCAATCTCCAGTTGAACATTGTTGAAATTGGCGATTTGCCGCTCTACAACGAGGACATCGACGGGGCATCACCGCCCGCAGCCTACAGTACTTTCCGTAAACAGGTGAGTTCATCCGACGCGGTGTTGTTCGTAACCCCCGAATACAACCGTTCCGTGCCTGCGCCGTTGAAGAATGCCATCGATGTGGGCTCGCGCCCTTACGGGCAAAGCGTCTACAGCGGCAAGCCGGGGGCGATCATCAGTGTGTCGCCGGGCGCGATTGGTGGGTTTGGCGCCAACCATCATCTGCGTCAGTCGTTGGTGTTTCTCGATGTGCCGTGCATGCAGCAGCCAGAAGCGTACCTGGGTGGTGCGGGCACTGTGTTTGATGATGCAGGCAAGGTGTCGGAGAAGACCCGGCCGTTCTTGCAGGCGTTTATTGATGCCTATGGCAAGTGGGTGGAGAAGCAGTCGGGCTGA
- a CDS encoding glycosyltransferase: MNAIHPAAAKLSPTGVATQNPTPTTHGTNALHASSPRVAANDTSPDALDNPAALKKAYAQHCNWTELAAKLRPMLEELTKAFPGELSSEQQSRLETQLAAQLNSLSLPVCELSTYYQKHNLTPTTVVTLHTYLSGSGLSVPKTLDALLALYQRAIQQVHTHPLGNFSGALSWPTPLATQHQQRLIDLLSAPDSSVPGLPLADKQKGVLGYLLSAANLSSDDFKYPGSAMETLLGSAKAQALGQAIQTELGGIATDASSNDYLLAAIHLGLDPEALNSPARNSVAGFDLGQRQYWNKPATAVIDGLSRHLVAQGRASAQSADFAARLLLARVAPEYRVKDIPPNVTYGSIPWTQLAIAVAKLEAQSPGRALTMSYSEVLAAAEGLDVDAVLSQRIQHEALRNWGVVHGLLSAGDTAPTQTEMQAVQTAFNAQQSALQATSTALATAIPSREAMGLALLRKEFPGVADSVFKARNILKAHLNPGRPGRLSGALSMLDIVTQGDKVKHEDKEHWVTDDKRIPITAFCEKSASGALTVADEFATRYASAIEAQKKGHTGLTKYLTSNLPPEDKLNFAYGQLDFFHTNEYKIATDFWTKTLTKRGHTLDVKTTRDGQVNVYCINTSDGTITKKNFLADTYSAPYDKLERRDGSKLYRTVRFNPFENEHAKLGTEKPTTSQNPQVFDSARTDYIARVFTHSLDLNNDDLLDYAKGMNAYDKSAAADDAIGNFFLNLIPFRSAIVNFSQGKIADGLFDLGLDVVGLVTLGVGKAAQAGKVFAKGVTSLNAASKAARFLGGAVIEALNPLGGAGDLLGGASRFIWSRGRSAVNTLKGASGSYDVLKEAGKQHGLVAVGTYKALDRVEETGAAFRNGNWYDYDVAKGSSYGPLLKEFKPRIVATADGLKVLNPPALRDYAVDLSPDLLQVKGLEANVYVGPGNKNYIKIDGRLYQSTLKDGQRVIQHPNAKQPDLVVRDLGSHGWELSATAHRLIGGGAPPAWKLDDSTYVVPVDDVQLRPGSSYPYCINYRGENHIAKFDTQVGEWSYEARNKLYFWRSAKNTWQMGTLDELRKAKKIDAHEFRFVEVTAPAILTKPKNVRPLPKDIHYFWAGGEIPDKLVSNISKNAEKMPGFRSIVHVDADTPELFRTIKLKLEKDAPGVTVRNLHEDSFFQSLNTTEMYSYFRRGQGQNLAAASDVARYPLMNKYGGIYLDTDDVITGSVGAAGLNAGDSDILIGHPVRHKVTGNKPFFNTSNFATQADNPVVTQMIAEQNRRFAEKRPYFEANRPTIARDENGALKYDDDFLTYEGEIFEAVGPTMFNDVLKARRPEIYEAGFEGLSIEGSFGGERYNVEKNARKYYSDKGVTEPAGLPETVRENKTHYRQFNEQLKVHVGAEHSWAVT; the protein is encoded by the coding sequence ATGAATGCCATCCACCCTGCGGCTGCAAAGCTGTCTCCCACCGGTGTGGCCACACAAAACCCAACACCCACCACCCATGGGACGAACGCCCTCCACGCCTCGTCGCCGAGGGTCGCGGCCAACGACACAAGCCCTGACGCACTCGACAACCCGGCAGCCCTGAAAAAAGCCTACGCGCAACACTGCAACTGGACGGAACTGGCAGCAAAACTGCGACCGATGCTCGAAGAACTGACCAAGGCCTTTCCCGGTGAGTTGTCCAGCGAACAGCAAAGCCGGCTTGAGACACAACTGGCAGCCCAACTGAACAGCCTTTCATTGCCGGTCTGTGAACTCTCCACCTACTACCAGAAACACAACCTGACGCCCACGACCGTCGTCACGCTACACACCTATCTCAGCGGCAGTGGCTTGAGCGTACCCAAGACTCTGGACGCGTTGCTCGCGCTGTACCAGCGTGCTATCCAGCAGGTGCACACCCATCCCCTGGGCAACTTCAGCGGGGCACTGTCCTGGCCAACGCCGCTGGCAACGCAGCACCAACAACGCCTCATCGACCTGCTCAGCGCCCCCGATTCGAGCGTGCCCGGGCTGCCATTGGCCGACAAACAAAAAGGCGTGCTGGGCTATCTGTTGTCAGCCGCCAACCTGTCGAGCGATGACTTCAAATACCCCGGCTCGGCGATGGAAACGCTGCTGGGTTCGGCCAAGGCCCAGGCATTGGGGCAAGCTATCCAGACCGAGTTGGGCGGCATCGCCACGGATGCCAGCAGCAATGACTACTTGTTGGCGGCCATCCACCTGGGCCTGGACCCGGAAGCCCTGAACAGCCCGGCGCGTAACAGCGTCGCCGGCTTTGACCTCGGGCAGCGCCAGTATTGGAACAAGCCTGCCACAGCGGTGATCGACGGCCTGAGCCGCCATCTGGTGGCGCAAGGGCGAGCCAGCGCCCAATCGGCCGACTTCGCCGCTCGCCTGTTGCTGGCACGCGTCGCGCCTGAATACCGGGTCAAGGACATCCCGCCCAATGTGACCTACGGCAGTATCCCCTGGACCCAGTTGGCAATCGCGGTGGCCAAGCTGGAGGCCCAGTCGCCAGGGCGCGCACTCACCATGAGCTACAGCGAGGTGCTCGCCGCCGCCGAGGGCCTCGACGTCGACGCAGTGCTCTCCCAGCGTATCCAGCACGAAGCCTTGCGTAATTGGGGAGTCGTGCATGGCCTGCTGAGTGCCGGCGACACCGCGCCCACACAGACTGAAATGCAGGCCGTACAAACCGCGTTCAATGCCCAGCAAAGTGCCTTGCAAGCCACCTCCACAGCGCTGGCAACGGCTATTCCCAGCCGGGAAGCGATGGGCCTGGCGCTGCTCAGAAAAGAGTTCCCGGGGGTTGCGGACAGTGTCTTCAAGGCCCGCAACATCCTGAAAGCCCATTTGAATCCGGGGCGGCCCGGCCGCTTGTCCGGGGCGCTGTCAATGCTGGATATCGTCACGCAGGGCGACAAGGTCAAACATGAGGACAAGGAACATTGGGTCACCGATGACAAGCGGATCCCCATCACGGCGTTTTGCGAAAAATCCGCAAGCGGCGCACTCACCGTCGCCGACGAATTTGCCACACGCTACGCCTCGGCTATCGAGGCACAGAAAAAGGGTCACACAGGCCTGACCAAGTACCTGACGTCGAACTTGCCGCCCGAGGACAAGCTGAACTTCGCGTATGGCCAGCTCGATTTTTTCCACACCAATGAATACAAAATAGCCACCGACTTCTGGACAAAGACGCTGACCAAACGAGGCCATACGCTGGATGTAAAAACCACGCGAGACGGGCAAGTCAACGTGTATTGCATTAATACCAGCGACGGCACGATTACCAAAAAAAACTTCCTGGCAGACACGTACTCTGCGCCCTACGACAAACTCGAAAGAAGAGATGGCAGCAAGCTGTATCGAACGGTCCGGTTCAACCCATTCGAGAACGAGCACGCCAAACTGGGCACGGAAAAACCGACAACTTCGCAAAATCCTCAAGTGTTTGACTCTGCCCGCACAGACTACATCGCCAGGGTATTCACGCATTCCCTCGACTTGAACAATGACGACCTGCTCGACTATGCCAAAGGCATGAACGCCTACGACAAAAGCGCGGCGGCCGACGATGCTATCGGCAATTTTTTCCTCAACCTGATTCCCTTCAGGTCAGCGATTGTCAATTTCAGCCAAGGCAAAATCGCCGATGGCTTGTTTGACCTTGGTCTTGACGTGGTCGGCCTGGTGACATTGGGCGTGGGCAAGGCTGCCCAGGCAGGCAAGGTATTTGCCAAGGGCGTGACCAGTCTCAACGCCGCCTCGAAAGCCGCAAGGTTCCTCGGCGGTGCCGTGATCGAAGCACTCAACCCGCTGGGTGGCGCCGGCGACCTGCTCGGAGGCGCCAGCCGCTTCATCTGGTCCAGGGGGCGCTCAGCGGTCAATACTCTAAAGGGCGCCAGCGGCAGCTACGACGTGCTCAAAGAGGCGGGCAAACAGCACGGCCTGGTTGCCGTCGGCACCTACAAAGCACTGGATCGCGTCGAGGAAACCGGCGCCGCATTTCGCAACGGCAACTGGTACGACTATGACGTGGCCAAGGGGTCGTCCTATGGGCCGCTACTAAAAGAATTCAAGCCCCGCATAGTGGCGACCGCCGATGGACTCAAAGTGCTCAACCCGCCCGCGCTGCGGGACTATGCGGTCGATCTCTCGCCTGACCTGCTACAGGTGAAAGGCTTGGAGGCCAATGTTTACGTGGGCCCGGGCAACAAAAACTATATAAAAATCGACGGCAGGCTCTATCAGTCCACACTCAAGGACGGCCAGCGTGTCATCCAACACCCTAATGCAAAACAACCCGACCTTGTCGTCAGAGACCTGGGCAGCCATGGTTGGGAGCTTTCAGCCACTGCCCACCGCTTAATCGGGGGCGGCGCTCCGCCTGCCTGGAAACTCGACGACAGTACCTACGTGGTGCCGGTAGATGACGTACAACTCAGGCCGGGATCTTCTTACCCCTACTGCATCAACTACAGAGGCGAAAACCATATCGCCAAATTCGATACGCAAGTGGGTGAGTGGAGCTACGAAGCCCGCAACAAATTGTATTTCTGGAGAAGTGCGAAGAACACATGGCAGATGGGGACACTGGATGAGTTGAGAAAAGCAAAAAAAATTGATGCGCACGAATTCCGCTTCGTTGAAGTCACCGCCCCGGCCATATTGACCAAACCCAAAAATGTCCGGCCACTGCCAAAAGACATTCACTATTTCTGGGCAGGCGGCGAGATACCGGACAAGCTGGTGAGCAATATCAGCAAAAACGCCGAGAAAATGCCGGGGTTCAGATCCATTGTGCACGTCGACGCAGACACGCCGGAGCTGTTCCGAACCATTAAGCTCAAGCTGGAAAAAGACGCCCCCGGCGTGACGGTCAGGAACCTGCACGAAGACAGCTTTTTCCAGTCTTTGAACACCACCGAGATGTATTCATATTTCCGCAGGGGTCAGGGCCAGAACCTCGCCGCCGCCTCTGACGTGGCGCGCTACCCATTGATGAATAAATACGGCGGCATCTACCTCGACACCGATGACGTGATCACGGGATCTGTCGGCGCGGCAGGCCTGAACGCCGGCGACTCGGACATCCTGATCGGCCATCCGGTCCGCCATAAAGTCACCGGCAACAAACCTTTTTTCAATACAAGCAACTTCGCAACCCAGGCGGACAACCCGGTCGTCACTCAAATGATCGCCGAACAAAATCGCCGTTTCGCCGAAAAAAGACCCTACTTTGAGGCTAATCGACCAACCATCGCTCGAGACGAAAACGGCGCGCTCAAATACGACGATGACTTTTTGACCTATGAAGGCGAGATTTTTGAAGCGGTAGGCCCGACCATGTTTAACGACGTATTAAAAGCCAGGCGACCTGAGATTTACGAGGCAGGCTTCGAAGGTCTCAGCATAGAAGGCAGTTTTGGCGGTGAGCGCTACAACGTGGAAAAAAACGCTCGCAAGTATTATTCGGACAAGGGCGTAACGGAGCCCGCCGGGCTCCCAGAGACGGTGCGGGAGAACAAAACGCACTACCGCCAGTTCAATGAACAGCTAAAAGTTCACGTCGGCGCGGAACACTCCTGGGCCGTTACATAA
- a CDS encoding GNAT family N-acetyltransferase, with protein sequence MQAVMNPKYPGLSVRVADEGFDAYVWGNDFSFEVSAYGVPEMGKRVDQWVVERIVPYRKCYGIDPEEFASFRDAADSAIFMAYLDDRAVGHIVVSTNWNGFAHVDELAVALPARRHGVAKALLDVAQFWSRKKNLPGMMLETQNNNLGACRLYERCGYVMGGIDHLRYRGIDPQTREVAIFWYRLFKTELSAA encoded by the coding sequence ATGCAAGCTGTAATGAACCCGAAGTACCCGGGGCTCAGTGTGCGGGTCGCCGACGAAGGTTTTGATGCCTACGTGTGGGGCAATGATTTCAGCTTTGAGGTCAGTGCCTACGGCGTGCCGGAGATGGGCAAGCGCGTCGACCAGTGGGTGGTCGAGCGCATCGTGCCGTACCGCAAGTGTTATGGAATCGACCCGGAAGAGTTCGCGAGTTTTCGCGATGCAGCCGACAGCGCAATCTTCATGGCATACCTGGATGACCGTGCGGTGGGGCATATTGTGGTCAGCACCAATTGGAACGGTTTTGCCCACGTTGATGAACTGGCGGTGGCCTTGCCTGCGCGGCGCCATGGTGTGGCCAAGGCATTGCTGGATGTGGCGCAGTTCTGGAGCCGCAAGAAAAATTTGCCGGGCATGATGCTCGAAACCCAGAACAACAACCTCGGTGCCTGCCGGCTATATGAGCGCTGCGGTTATGTGATGGGCGGGATCGACCACTTGCGGTATCGCGGTATTGACCCGCAAACCCGCGAAGTGGCGATCTTCTGGTATCGGTTGTTCAAAACCGAGCTGAGTGCGGCCTGA
- the poxB gene encoding ubiquinone-dependent pyruvate dehydrogenase, translating to MAKINLAQQLATTLEQAGIKRIWGLTGDSLNGLTDALRTMDSIEWMHVRHEEVAAFAAGAEAAATGELTVCAGSCGPGNLHLINGLFDCHRNHVPVLAIAAQIPSSEIGLNYFQETHPQELFKECSHFIELVTNPEQMPQVLHRAMRSAILNRGVAVVVIPGDVSLLEVEDKLKPWPALHAPRTLPAEQDLQRLTDILQSSEKVTLLCGSGCAGAHDQVVALADALGAPVVHALRGKEHVEWDNPFDVGMTGLIGFSSGYHAMLNCDTLIMLGTDFPYRQFYPTDAKIIQVDRNPQALGRRATLDLGIAADVSETIDALLPRLTRKTDRRFLETSLKHYEKARQGLDDLAEPSKADRPIHPQYVARLLSELADDDAIFTADVGSPTVWAARYLKMNGKRRLIGSFNHGSMANAMPQAIGAQAAFPGRQVISMSGDGGFAMLMGDFISLAQLKLPVKVIVFDNSSLGFVAMEMKAAGYLDTGTELKNPDFAAMSNAMGILGIRVEQSEDLEPALRRALAHDGPVLVDVVTATQELVMPPSIKLEQAKGFSLYMLKAVMSGRGDEVIELARTNWLR from the coding sequence ATGGCGAAAATCAACCTGGCCCAGCAATTGGCGACCACCCTTGAACAGGCGGGCATCAAGCGCATCTGGGGCCTGACCGGCGATAGCCTCAACGGCCTGACCGACGCCCTGCGCACCATGGACAGCATCGAGTGGATGCACGTGCGCCACGAAGAGGTGGCCGCGTTCGCCGCCGGTGCCGAAGCGGCTGCCACCGGCGAGCTGACGGTGTGCGCCGGCAGCTGCGGGCCCGGCAACCTGCACTTGATCAATGGCCTGTTCGACTGCCATCGCAACCACGTACCGGTACTGGCCATCGCGGCGCAAATCCCCTCCTCCGAGATCGGCCTGAACTACTTTCAGGAAACCCACCCTCAGGAACTGTTCAAGGAGTGCAGCCACTTTATCGAGCTGGTGACCAACCCCGAGCAAATGCCCCAGGTGCTGCACCGCGCCATGCGCTCGGCGATTCTCAATCGTGGCGTGGCAGTGGTGGTGATTCCAGGCGATGTGTCGCTGCTGGAAGTCGAAGACAAGCTCAAGCCGTGGCCGGCCCTGCACGCACCGCGCACCTTGCCGGCGGAACAGGACCTGCAACGCTTGACCGACATTCTGCAGAGCAGCGAAAAAGTCACCCTGCTGTGCGGCAGCGGCTGTGCCGGTGCCCACGATCAAGTGGTCGCCCTGGCCGATGCCTTGGGCGCGCCGGTGGTGCACGCCTTGCGCGGTAAAGAACATGTGGAATGGGACAACCCGTTCGACGTAGGCATGACGGGCCTGATCGGCTTCAGTTCGGGTTACCACGCCATGCTCAACTGCGACACGCTGATCATGCTCGGCACTGATTTCCCCTACCGCCAGTTTTACCCCACCGACGCAAAAATCATCCAGGTCGACCGCAACCCGCAAGCGTTAGGACGCCGGGCCACATTGGACCTGGGCATCGCGGCGGATGTCAGCGAAACCATCGACGCGCTGCTGCCACGCCTGACCCGCAAGACTGATCGCCGCTTTCTCGAGACCTCGTTGAAGCACTACGAGAAAGCTCGCCAAGGCCTGGATGACCTGGCGGAACCTTCCAAGGCCGACCGGCCGATCCACCCGCAGTACGTTGCGCGCTTGCTCAGCGAGCTGGCCGATGACGACGCCATCTTCACCGCCGACGTCGGCTCACCGACCGTGTGGGCGGCGCGCTACTTGAAGATGAACGGCAAGCGCCGCCTGATCGGCTCGTTCAACCATGGCTCGATGGCCAATGCCATGCCGCAGGCCATCGGCGCCCAGGCGGCGTTTCCTGGGCGACAGGTGATTTCGATGTCCGGCGATGGTGGTTTCGCGATGTTGATGGGCGATTTCATCTCGTTGGCGCAGCTGAAACTGCCGGTAAAAGTCATCGTGTTCGATAACTCATCACTGGGTTTCGTCGCCATGGAAATGAAAGCCGCCGGCTACCTGGACACCGGCACCGAGCTGAAAAACCCGGACTTCGCGGCCATGTCCAACGCCATGGGCATCCTCGGCATTCGCGTGGAGCAATCCGAAGACCTGGAACCGGCATTGCGCCGCGCCCTGGCCCACGACGGCCCGGTGCTGGTGGATGTGGTTACGGCGACACAGGAACTGGTCATGCCGCCAAGCATCAAGCTGGAACAGGCCAAGGGCTTCAGCCTGTACATGCTCAAGGCGGTAATGAGCGGGCGTGGTGACGAAGTGATCGAGCTGGCGCGTACCAACTGGTTGCGCTGA
- a CDS encoding LysR substrate-binding domain-containing protein, translated as MRLRHIEVIQAILQTGHLGTAAEWLQLPVGDVDATLKDAEQQLGFMLFASVRGRLQATRETLELQAAIGHLHEALEPVQRLASRLKHHHAPTLRALCTPPLANQLLPQSIAALRRRFQDTPCNLSSQPTKEIVRSLLLHEADVGLSLHDPAHPQIQSSVLAQGKLQLLAPHGWLKPKQKYIALQDLAGQSMIGLEGHDPLSRLLDAKLQALRPLPVVQTRVQTYQMMRSMVEAGEGLAIVDPLTASGAREAGLDTCPLSPPIPVILYALILKDAEPTPALNALLEIITLKAEALLGGASNTPPGP; from the coding sequence ATGCGTTTACGTCATATCGAAGTGATTCAGGCCATCTTGCAGACCGGACACCTCGGCACGGCCGCCGAATGGTTGCAACTCCCCGTGGGCGATGTAGACGCCACGCTCAAGGATGCCGAGCAGCAATTGGGCTTCATGCTGTTTGCCAGTGTGCGCGGGCGTTTGCAAGCGACACGTGAGACGCTTGAGCTGCAGGCCGCAATCGGCCACCTCCATGAGGCGCTGGAGCCGGTGCAACGCCTGGCCAGCCGCCTCAAGCACCATCACGCGCCAACCCTGCGCGCCCTGTGCACGCCACCGCTGGCCAATCAATTGCTGCCGCAAAGCATCGCCGCGCTGCGCCGGCGCTTCCAGGACACGCCGTGCAACCTGTCGAGCCAGCCGACCAAGGAGATCGTCAGGAGCCTGCTGCTGCACGAGGCCGATGTGGGCCTGAGCCTGCATGACCCGGCACATCCGCAAATCCAAAGCAGCGTATTGGCTCAGGGCAAGCTGCAATTGCTCGCGCCCCATGGCTGGCTCAAGCCCAAGCAGAAATACATTGCACTGCAAGACCTCGCCGGGCAGTCGATGATCGGGCTCGAAGGGCATGACCCCTTGAGCCGCCTGCTGGACGCCAAGCTGCAAGCGCTGCGCCCGCTGCCGGTGGTGCAGACACGGGTGCAGACCTACCAGATGATGCGCAGCATGGTCGAAGCTGGCGAAGGCTTGGCGATTGTCGACCCGCTCACCGCTTCCGGCGCGCGGGAAGCCGGGCTGGATACCTGCCCGTTATCGCCGCCCATCCCGGTCATCCTTTACGCATTGATTTTGAAGGACGCTGAACCCACGCCGGCACTGAATGCGCTGCTGGAGATAATCACACTCAAAGCCGAGGCCCTGCTGGGCGGCGCCTCGAACACCCCACCAGGGCCTTAG